The Engraulis encrasicolus isolate BLACKSEA-1 chromosome 22, IST_EnEncr_1.0, whole genome shotgun sequence genome includes a region encoding these proteins:
- the LOC134439147 gene encoding beta,beta-carotene 15,15'-dioxygenase-like, translating into MLSVFTRNGSETPEPLQAKITGSVPDWLQGTLVRNGPGLFTIGDTSYKHWFDGMALLHSFTFKGGDVYYRSKFLNSETYKKNIGANRIVVSEFGTMVLPDPCKNIFSRTFTYLRNAIPDFTDNGLVNIIKYGEDYYAASEINYISKVDPHTLDTKGRSDYRNHIALNLATAHPHYDDEGNTYNMGTAVMYGIPKYVIFKVPADASGVDHSQPPLDKLEKVCEISCRSKLHPSYFHSFGMTENYIVFVEQAFKLDIIKLATAYFRGVNWGSCLKYDKDDVTLIHLIDRKTGKAVSTKFYGDPFVVFHHINAYEEDNHVVFDLITYKDSHLYDMFYIENMVQDSDKFTESNKDFSPPVCQRFVLPITVAKNTPEGTNLVTLEGTKATAVKRKDGSVFCMPDPIFVGLELPRINYKFNAKKYRYVYGSRVEWSPHPTKIAKVDLVNRTHKEWIEDECYPSEPVFVASPDAVEEDDGVILSSVVSTNPEKPPFLVILNAKNMEEICRAAVDAPIHMDLHGVFIPSKDSN; encoded by the exons ATGTTGTCAGTGTTTACGAGGAATGGATCAGAGACTCCTGAGCCTCTACAAGCGAAAATAACAG GGTCTGTTCCTGACTGGTTGCAAGGGACACTTGTTCGCAATGGCCCTGGACTATTCACAATTGGAGATACCTCTTACAAGCACTGGTTTGATGGCATGGCTCTTCTCCACAGCTTTACATTCAAAGGCG GCGATGTCTACTACAGGAGCAAATTTCTCAATAGTGAGACGTATAAAAAGAACATAGGTGCCAACAGGATTGTTGTATCCGAATTTGGGACTATGGTACTTCCTGATCCATGCAAAAACATATTTTCAAG GACTTTCACCTACCTCAGGAATGCCATCCCTGATTTCACAGACAATGGCCTTGTGAACATTATAAAATATGGAGAGGACTATTATGCTGCATCTGAAATCAACTATATCAGCAAGGTTGACCCACACACTCTGGACACTAAGGGGCGA AGTGATTACAGGAATCATATTGCCCTGAATTTGGCAACAGCACATCCTCACTATGACGATGAGGGGAACACCTACAACATGGGCACCGCAGTCATGTACGGCATCCCCAAATACGTGATATTCAAAGTCCCAGCAGATGCATCAG GTGTGGATCACAGCCAACCACCCTTGGACAAACTGGAGAAGGTGTGCGAAATTTCCTGTCGATCAAAGCTGCATCCAAGTTACTTCCACAGCTTTGGAATGACAGAGAATTACATCGTGTTTGTGGAGCAAGCCTTCAAGCTGGACATCATCAAACTCGCCACAGCCTACTTCAGAGGGGTCAACTGGGGAAGCTGTCTCAAATATGACAAAGATGATGTG ACACTTATCCATCTGATTGACCGGAAGACGGGGAAAGCGGTGTCCACAAAGTTCTACGGAGATCCGTTTGTTGTGTTCCACCACATCAACGCCTACGAGGAAGACAACCATGTTGTCTTTGATCTCATCACGTATAAAGACAGCCATCTGTACGACATGTTCTACATCGAAAACATGGTCCAAGATTCAGACAAGTTCACTGAAAGCAACAAGGACTTCTCACCTCCAGTCTGCCAGAGATTTGTCCTACCCATCACTGTTGCCAAG AATACGCCAGAGGGCACAAATCTGGTGACTTTGGAGGGCACGAAAGCCACAGCAGTGAAACGGAAGGATGGCTCAGTCTTCTGCATGCCAGACCCAATCTTTGTGG GTTTAGAGTTGCCACGCATCAATTACAAATTCAACGCTAAAAAGTACCGATATGTCTATGGCTCGAGGGTGGAGTGGTCCCCACATCCAACTAAG ATTGCCAAAGTTGACCTTGTCAACAGGACACATAAGGAGTGGATAGAAGACGAGTGCTACCCATCTGAGCCTGTTTTTGTGGCCTCACCCGATGCTGTGGAGGAGGATGATG GAGTCATCCTGTCCTCAGTCGTGTCAACTAATCCAGAGAAACCCCCATTCCTGGTGATCTTGAATGCCAAAAACATGGAGGAGATTTGTCGTGCAGCAGTGGATGCCCCTATTCACATGGACCTGCATGGTGTTTTCATTCCCAGCAAGGATAGCAACTGA
- the LOC134439392 gene encoding beta,beta-carotene 15,15'-dioxygenase-like, translated as MLGIFTKNGKETPEPLKATITGTVPEWLQGTLVRNGPALFNFGETSYAHWFDGMALIHNFTFKNGEVYYRSKFLKSETFKTNSAANRIVVSEFGTMAYPDPCKSIFSKVFTHFKNIIPDFTDNGLVNIIRYGEDFYAASEINYINRIDPHTLETQGRSDYRNHIALNLATAHPHYDDEGNTYNMGTAVMYGIPKYVIFKVPADASGVDHSQPPLNKLEKVCSISCRSKLYPGYFHSFGMTENYIVFVEQAFKLDILKLATAYFRGVNWGGCIKLDKNDINVFHLIDRRTGESVSTKYYGDPFVVFHHINAYEEDNHVVFDLIAYEDSNLYDMFYIENLNKDTDQFIESNKIFSPPVCKRFVLPINVDKKTEGTNQVTLNDTTATAVRQKDGSVFCTPDPIFVGLELPQINYKFNTKKYRYFYGSRVEWSPFPNKIAKVDILNRTHKEWTEEECYPSEPVFVASPDAVEEDDGVLLSSIVSNNPEKPPFMLILNAKTMEEVARAALDTSIHMDLHGYFIPSNDK; from the exons ATGCTGGGAATATTTACCAAGAATGGGAAAGAGACCCCGGAACCACTGAAAGCAACAATAACTG GAACAGTGCCAGAGTGGCTGCAGGGGACACTGGTGCGCAATGGGCCCGCTCTGTTCAACTTTGGGGAGACCAGCTACGCCCACTGGTTTGATGGCATGGCCCTCATCCACAACTTCACCTTCAAaaatg GTGAGGTCTACTATCGGAGCAAATTTTTGAAGAGCGAGACTTTCAAAACAAACTCGGCTGCCAACAGGATTGTCGTGTCAGAATTTGGCACCATGGCCTATCCAGATCCATGCAAAAGCATCTTCTCAAA GGTTTTCACCCACTTCAAGAATATCATTCCTGACTTCACGGACAATGGCCTCGTGAACATTATCAGATACGGGGAGGACTTCTATGCTGCATCTGAAATCAACTACATCAACCGCATTGACCCACACACTTTGGAAACACAGGGTCGA TCTGATTACAGGAATCATATCGCCCTGAATTTGGCAACAGCACATCCTCACTATGATGATGAGGGGAACACGTACAACATGGGCACTGCAGTCATGTACGGCATCCCCAAGTACGTGATATTCAAAGTCCCAGCAGATGCATCAG GTGTGGACCACAGCCAACCACCCTTAAATAAACTGGAGAAGGTGTGCTCTATCTCCTGTCGATCAAAGCTGTACCCAGGTTACTTCCACAGCTTTGGAATGACAGAGAATTACATCGTGTTTGTGGAGCAAGCCTTCAAGCTGGACATTCTCAAGCTTGCCACAGCCTACTTCAGAGGAGTCAACTGGGGAGGCTGTATTAAACTAGACAAGAATGACATA AATGTATTTCATCTGATCGACCGGAGGACTGGGGAGTCTGTGTCCACAAAGTACTATGGAGATCCGTTCGTTGTGTTCCACCACATAAACGCCTACGAGGAAGATAACCATGTTGTCTTCGATTTGATCGCTTACGAAGACAGCAACCTCTATGACATGTTCTACATCGAAAACTTGAATAAAGATACAGACCAGTTTATTGAAAGCAACAAGATTTTCTCACCACCAGTGTGCAAGAGATTTGTCTTACCCATCAATGTTGACAAG AAGACAGAGGGCACTAATCAGGTGACTTTGAATGACACAACAGCCACAGCAGTGAGACAGAAGGATGGCTCAGTCTTCTGCACTCCAGACCCAATCTTCGTGG GTTTAGAGTTGCCACAGATTAATTACAAATTCAACACCAAAAAGTACAGATACTTCTATGGCTCAAGGGTGGAGTGGTCTCCGTTTCCAAATAAG ATTGCCAAAGTCGACATCCTCAACCGAACTCATAAGGAGTGGACTGAGGAGGAGTGCTACCCATCTGAGCCTGTTTTTGTGGCCTCGCCCGATGCTGTGGAGGAGGATGACG GAGTTCTTCTATCCTCAATTGTGTCCAACAATCCAGAAAAACCTCCATTTATGCTGATCTTGAATGCCAAGACCATGGAGGAGGTGGCTCGCGCAGCATTGGACACCTCTATCCACATGGACCTGCACGGCTACTTCATTCCCAGCAATGACAAGTAA
- the bco1 gene encoding beta,beta-carotene 15,15'-dioxygenase isoform X2, which produces MEYDYGSNKKEHPEPCNLDVTGSIPDWLEGTLIRNGPGIFSVGETSYSHWFDGMALMHSFTIQNGHVSYRSRYLRGDTYKANMEAKRIVVSEMGTMAYPDPRKNIFSKVITFLNHAVPDFTDNCGNNIIRYGNDYYATSETNYIRKINPVTLETLDKVDYLKFQPLNLVSSHPHYDKEGNTYNMGTTIADKAKTKYSIIKIPAATQPDGEPVLKNMEVICSMPCRSLLTPSYYHSFGMTENYFIFIEQPYKLDILKMATAYLRGVNWASCLKFHPEDNTLIHLIDRKTNKEVATKYYTGATVVYHHVNAFEEDGHVVVDVIAYDDNSLYDMFYLDELKKKTENPGSSNKAYSSPSYKRFVLPVADKDSEVGADLVKLKYTTASAVKEKDGKLLCQAEVMCKGVELPRMNYDYNGKKHRFVYVTGVEMSAVATKIIKIDVETKKTQEWTADNCWPSEAVFIGRPNATEEDDGVLLISVINTAPGERGFLLVLDAQTLKEIARAPVTGELHMDMHGQFIPKDC; this is translated from the exons ATGGAGTACGATTACGGTTCAAACAAAAAGGAGCATCCAGAGCCATGCAATCTAGATGTCACTG GATCTATTCCAGACTGGCTCGAAGGCACTCTAATACGCAATGGTCCAGGTATTTTCTCTGTGGGTGAGACCTCCTACAGCCACTGGTTTGATGGAATGGCATTGATGCACAGTTTTACAATTCAAAATG GTCACGTGAGTTACAGAAGCCGGTATCTCAGAGGAGACACCTACAAGGCCAACATGGAGGCCAAGAGGATAGTTGTGTCTGAGATGGGCACAATGGCGTATCCAGACCCAAGGAAAAACATCTTTTCCAA GGTCATTACCTTCCTCAACCACGCTGTCCCAGACTTCACAGATAATTGTGGAAATAACATCATACGATACGGAAACGACTACTACGCCACCTCTGAAACTAACTACATCAGGAAGATCAACCCAGTAACCCTGGAAACACTGGACAAG GTGGACTACCTCAAATTCCAACCACTGAACTTAGTGTCATCGCATCCACATTATGATAAAGAGGGCAATACGTACAACATGGGCACCACCATCGCAGACAAGGCCAAGACCAAGTACTCAATAATCAAGATACCAGCAGCTACCCAA CCAGATGGCGAGCCTGTCCTGAAGAACATGGAGGTGATCTGTTCAATGCCCTGCCGCTCCCTTTTGACCCCCAGCTATTATCACAGCTTTGGTATGACAGAGAACTACTTCATCTTCATCGAGCAGCCCTACAAACTGGACATCCTAAAAATGGCCACGGCCTACCTCAGGGGCGTGAACTGGGCCAGCTGCCTGAAGTTTCATCCAGAGGACAAT ACTCTGATTCACCTCATTGATCGGAAGACAAATAAGGAAGTGGCGACCAAGTACTACACTGGTGCCACGGTCGTCTACCATCATGTAAATGCATTTGAAGAGGACGGCCATGTGGTGGTCGACGTGATCGCCTATGACGACAACAGCCTGTACGACATGTTTTACCTCGACGAGctcaagaaaaaaacagaaaacccaGGGTCATCAAACAAAGCCTACAGCTCACCAAGTTATAAGAGATTTGTTCTACCCGTCGCAGACAAG GACTCTGAAGTTGGAGCGGATTTAGTAAAGCTGAAATACACTACTGCCAGTGCTGTGAAAGAGAAAGACGGGAAGCTTCTCTGCCAGGCAGAGGTTATGTGCAAAG GTGTTGAGCTGCCAAGGATGAACTATGATTACAACGGAAAGAAGCACAGATTCGTCTACGTCACAGGGGTGGAGATGTCAGCTGTTGCCACAAAG ATTATCAAGATTGATGTTGAGACAAAGAAAACACAAGAGTGGACGGCAGATAACTGCTGGCCTTCAGAAGCTGTTTTCATTGGCCGGCCAAATGCAACCGAAGAAGACGATG
- the bco1 gene encoding beta,beta-carotene 15,15'-dioxygenase isoform X1: protein MEYDYGSNKKEHPEPCNLDVTGSIPDWLEGTLIRNGPGIFSVGETSYSHWFDGMALMHSFTIQNGHVSYRSRYLRGDTYKANMEAKRIVVSEMGTMAYPDPRKNIFSKVITFLNHAVPDFTDNCGNNIIRYGNDYYATSETNYIRKINPVTLETLDKVDYLKFQPLNLVSSHPHYDKEGNTYNMGTTIADKAKTKYSIIKIPAATQKENGEPVLKNMEVICSMPCRSLLTPSYYHSFGMTENYFIFIEQPYKLDILKMATAYLRGVNWASCLKFHPEDNTLIHLIDRKTNKEVATKYYTGATVVYHHVNAFEEDGHVVVDVIAYDDNSLYDMFYLDELKKKTENPGSSNKAYSSPSYKRFVLPVADKDSEVGADLVKLKYTTASAVKEKDGKLLCQAEVMCKGVELPRMNYDYNGKKHRFVYVTGVEMSAVATKIIKIDVETKKTQEWTADNCWPSEAVFIGRPNATEEDDGVLLISVINTAPGERGFLLVLDAQTLKEIARAPVTGELHMDMHGQFIPKDC, encoded by the exons ATGGAGTACGATTACGGTTCAAACAAAAAGGAGCATCCAGAGCCATGCAATCTAGATGTCACTG GATCTATTCCAGACTGGCTCGAAGGCACTCTAATACGCAATGGTCCAGGTATTTTCTCTGTGGGTGAGACCTCCTACAGCCACTGGTTTGATGGAATGGCATTGATGCACAGTTTTACAATTCAAAATG GTCACGTGAGTTACAGAAGCCGGTATCTCAGAGGAGACACCTACAAGGCCAACATGGAGGCCAAGAGGATAGTTGTGTCTGAGATGGGCACAATGGCGTATCCAGACCCAAGGAAAAACATCTTTTCCAA GGTCATTACCTTCCTCAACCACGCTGTCCCAGACTTCACAGATAATTGTGGAAATAACATCATACGATACGGAAACGACTACTACGCCACCTCTGAAACTAACTACATCAGGAAGATCAACCCAGTAACCCTGGAAACACTGGACAAG GTGGACTACCTCAAATTCCAACCACTGAACTTAGTGTCATCGCATCCACATTATGATAAAGAGGGCAATACGTACAACATGGGCACCACCATCGCAGACAAGGCCAAGACCAAGTACTCAATAATCAAGATACCAGCAGCTACCCAAAAAGAGA ATGGCGAGCCTGTCCTGAAGAACATGGAGGTGATCTGTTCAATGCCCTGCCGCTCCCTTTTGACCCCCAGCTATTATCACAGCTTTGGTATGACAGAGAACTACTTCATCTTCATCGAGCAGCCCTACAAACTGGACATCCTAAAAATGGCCACGGCCTACCTCAGGGGCGTGAACTGGGCCAGCTGCCTGAAGTTTCATCCAGAGGACAAT ACTCTGATTCACCTCATTGATCGGAAGACAAATAAGGAAGTGGCGACCAAGTACTACACTGGTGCCACGGTCGTCTACCATCATGTAAATGCATTTGAAGAGGACGGCCATGTGGTGGTCGACGTGATCGCCTATGACGACAACAGCCTGTACGACATGTTTTACCTCGACGAGctcaagaaaaaaacagaaaacccaGGGTCATCAAACAAAGCCTACAGCTCACCAAGTTATAAGAGATTTGTTCTACCCGTCGCAGACAAG GACTCTGAAGTTGGAGCGGATTTAGTAAAGCTGAAATACACTACTGCCAGTGCTGTGAAAGAGAAAGACGGGAAGCTTCTCTGCCAGGCAGAGGTTATGTGCAAAG GTGTTGAGCTGCCAAGGATGAACTATGATTACAACGGAAAGAAGCACAGATTCGTCTACGTCACAGGGGTGGAGATGTCAGCTGTTGCCACAAAG ATTATCAAGATTGATGTTGAGACAAAGAAAACACAAGAGTGGACGGCAGATAACTGCTGGCCTTCAGAAGCTGTTTTCATTGGCCGGCCAAATGCAACCGAAGAAGACGATG